One stretch of Vicia villosa cultivar HV-30 ecotype Madison, WI unplaced genomic scaffold, Vvil1.0 ctg.000774F_1_1, whole genome shotgun sequence DNA includes these proteins:
- the LOC131631100 gene encoding E3 ubiquitin-protein ligase RSL1-like: MKEAFYIEACSHTYCSECVVMYIDSNLQNNISNIRCPFIGCTGLLEIDSCRRILPAEIFDRWGQASCEAMFDASVKVYCPFADCSALLIKDSKEEVLGRSKCPNCKRMLCAECKVSWHEGMECSEFEKMNADEKDDEGVMLMSLAKDMGWRRCPNCRFYVARSEGVDVDFVTNVEIFSCPKFLKTCAVAPSGAGPARTFQQFLTSERLVARIAYRLRCHLYSQH; the protein is encoded by the exons ATGAAAGAAGCTTTCTACATCGAAGCTTGTTCCCACACTTATTGCTCCGAGTGTGTCGTAATGTACATTGATTCAAATCTGCAAAACAACATCAGCAACATCCGTTGTCCCTTTATTGGTTGCACTGGTTTGTTGGAAATCGATAGTTGTCGTAGGATTCTTCCGGCGGAGATTTTCGATCGGTGGGGGCAGGCGTCCTGCGAGGCGATGTTTGATGCTTCGGTGAAAGTATATTGCCCCTTTGCAGACTGTTCAGCTCTTTTGATCAAAGACAGTAAAGAGGAGGTTCTTGGAAGatcgaaatgtccaaattgtaaGAGGATGTTGTGTGCAGAATGTAAGGTTTCATGGCATGAAGGAATGGAATGCAGCGAGTTCGAGAAAATGAATGCTGACGAGAAAGATGACGAAGGTGTTATGTTGATGAGCCTTGCCAAGGATATGGGGTGGAGGAGATGCCCTAATTGCAGATTTTATGTTGCCAGATCTGAGG GTGTCGATGTAGATTTTGTTACAAATGTGGAGATATTTTCTTGTCCAAAATTTTTGAAGACTTGTGCAGTTGCTCCAAGCGGGGCCGGGCCGGCCCGTACGTTTCAACAATTCCTCACTTCTGAAAGACTCGTTGCAAGAATCGCATATCGTTTACGCTGCCATTTGTATTCACAACATTAA